One Hippocampus zosterae strain Florida chromosome 21, ASM2543408v3, whole genome shotgun sequence genomic region harbors:
- the pex26 gene encoding peroxisome assembly protein 26, which yields MSSPTVSGDFTVVFKTPLSSTQSKLLDMLEDATEQLMLYKDFDASFHVCERGLESLAHEEEEDVRGELKAGFCIVGIQALAELNRWPGVLSWVRQHYGHQEDIPAKILQMCILLYAKVGEPAAVKEATQVWLRNPSNRGLQGFRTVAELYLLHVLLPLELTDQARELVVGDLGCATFTEEQQQTARDIIEQEEREKKARDVTRDCSLRPENASTQGSLLHKVEALLRLTCRRLTSASGFFPFHKLILAALILYMLLLRLDPVLPSSFVWISKLHQLLRQMWNIMTAPYYRARKD from the exons ATGAGCAGCCCTACGGTGAGCGGCGACTTTACGGTTGTTTTCAAGACTCCGCTGTCTTCGACTCAAAGCAAACTATTGGACATGTTGGAAGACGCCACCGAGCAACTGATGCTCTATAAAGACTTCGACGCTTCTTTTCACGTCTGCGAGAGAGGCCTGGAGAGCCTCGCacacgaggaggaagaggacgtgAG GGGGGAACTTAAGGCTGGCTTTTGCATCGTGGGCATTCAAGCTTTGGCTGAGCTCAACCGGTGGCCAGGTGTGCTCTCCTGGGTCCGTCAGCATTATGGGCATCAGGAGGACATACCAGCTAAAATACTGCAAATGTG CATCCTCCTCTACGCCAAGGTGGGCGAGCCAGCAGCAGTGAAAGAGGCTACTCAAGTGTGGCTGCGCAACCCATCTAACCGCGGGCTCCAGGGGTTTCGCACGGTGGCTGAACTCTACCTGCTGCACGTCCTCCTGCCCCTCGAACTCACGGACCAGGCCCGGGAACTTGTCGTTGGCGACTTGGGGTGCGCCACGTTCACCGAAGAGCAACAACAGACGGCTCGGGATATCATAGAACAAGAGGAACGTGAGAAAAAGGCGCGAGATGTCACCAGAGATTGTAGTTTAAGACCTGAAAATGCCTCGACGCAAG GTTCCCTTCTCCACAAAGTGGAGGCCTTGTTGCGGCTTACTTGCAGGAGATTGACGTCTGCTTCCGGATTCTTCCCGTTCCATAAACTCATCTTGGCAGCTCTTATTCTCTACATGCTTTTGTTACGCCTGGATCCAG TGCTTCCGTCTTCCTTTGTGTGGATTTCCAAATTACATCAGCTGCTCCGACAGATGTGGAACATCATGACGGCTCCATATTATCGAGCTCGGAAAGACTGA